In the Channa argus isolate prfri chromosome 6, Channa argus male v1.0, whole genome shotgun sequence genome, tttaaaaaacaaaagcaaataaatgataaaGCTTTTTATGGACTTCCTCCCTGGATATCCTGCCAAGACTCATTAGGTCCCTGGCATACTACAGTAAcatcaacagatttttttgatGTAACAAAACTGCAGTTACGTCTTCAttatagaaatgtaaatgtcatatTGTGACCTGCTTTTGTATTTGggcatctttttgtttttccctgtacttactgtaattatttttgtttgttgttgttttagaatCCATCCCAGAGACAAGCAAGATGTAGCATACAGACTGACTTTGGGAGCGAGGGCAGTGGCTTATAATGAAAAGGCTGTTCCTTTCCTGGGACCTTTCCCCTCCCAAATCCTCTATACAGGAATATATGTGAACATTACCTACGACCAGGAACTTTCTGTCACACCATCTAAAGACATCTTTGAGGTAAGGCTGGTAGCAGGGTACATTTACCTGCTTGCTTTAACAATTCTAACATAAaatatctatttaaaaaaacagtatacATGTTTTGGGTCAGCCTAgtaatttattgtttaataaattaataaagtcAGTTACAgtactttagttttttgtttgtttcttaaatggttaaataaataaagggtttgttttgtttttaatctagACCTGTTGTTCAGAGATTAAAGCTCCATGTGACCCTAAATCACTTTGGATTCCCGCTCCCATCATACAATGGGGTCCAGCCACTGTCCACTTGTCTGCCAATATGTGTCCACCAACTACAGAAGTAGCTGCCCTCCGATATGCATGGAAAGACTGGCCCTGTGACTTTAAAGCCTGCCCCCTCTACAGCGCCAGCAAGGTTTTACCTGCGCCTCCTTTTATTAGCAACCGGTATCCAATCAGAGGAAGTGTTTGGACAAGCTACTGAATAGGAATCTGTGTGGTTCTTTACACTGAAAGATCCTGATTAGACAGGTATCTAGGCAGATATTTCAGACTGCAAGCTAAATAAGTCAACCAGTGACACTTTAAAGATGGTGAGCAAGTTAAGTGTACTGCTGGGAAATAAGATAAAAAGGCGCTagtacattgaaaaaaaaaaaacatttgttttttgtttttaaaacaatccTTAAGATATATAAAGATGGGatattttgtttagatttttgcatTGTTTGGATAGTTTTAATATTATACAATGTGTGTAAGTAAGAAATCCCACACACAGGCAGATATGTTTTATAAGCGGAATAATTACCAGTTCTGGTCTGTCAGGCCAAGAATTTCTTCAGTAGAACAGTCTGAACACTGAAAATTGTTGAATGAATTTTAGAAATACTTCtgccatattttaaataaactgctgaACATCACTAACAGGACTGTGTGACTGTAGAAATgaatgacaaatgtgtttttattttaacaattctAATTTTGAAGTTTGcaaaacaagtcagttcagcttGCATAATTTGCAAATGACCATTCAACAACTTTTAACTACACGTTATATTCAAAACCAACGCTGATGCactggtaaaacaaaaaaatgcagctgaatTATTAATTCAAACATGGCATACAGGTTCAATTGGAAAGCTGTGTTAACTGCAGTGTGTTATAACTACATCTTTAAATAGGTTATTAATTGTTGAATACTGATGCAGTAATGTGCCATGAAGTACATTCTGTATCAAATAAAGCATAATAACccctttacagtttttatttctgcataTTCCACACAATGCaattatactgtatacattGTCTGTGTCTATTGACTATAAAATCCAGCACAGTTGTCTGTATACACATACACTGTGGAAAATGTGGATTTATGTTAATTTTGGCACATAAAGCAAGGAGCTAATTCATTAGTCACAACCAGGATATTAGCATTCACCATGCTAAAAGACATCCCCAATATTGCTGTCTGGGGCTTGCTAGAAGATGGCATACAATGAATAGCATACGTTTATCATTTACCACCAGTTCATGGATAATTTAAGGaagtatatattttaaaataaggaaaaatgtAAGCCTGAAAGTTTATATAGATTACAGTCAGACAATCAGGAGCTGAAATATGAGGTAGAGGGCATCATGGTTGGAGAGGTCAGGTGGTGCTGATGAGATGAGCTTGGAGACTGAGGTGTTTGTCCTGAGGAACGACAGACAGAGTAGAAGAAATTTCAGTGTGATACTAAAGTAATCACAATGTCTGCGTTAGAAAAAGCCCAAAAAGAGTACTTGGGCTTTTGGACATACACTTTTAAAAGCGTACTCAAAAGTTTTAAGGaaatttagtttacatttaaattatttacagtagaaGCCCAGAGGAACAATATATATGGTTAATAGAGTCACTGAAGTACCAGTATagaaaaatacatacagtagcaATACACTGaagatttgtttgatttgttttatttgttccttAGCAGTCACTTTTGGTACCCATCAACAAACTTCTGGGAGAACTCTGGGTGAATATTTCACCACACTTAGCAGAATAAGTTAAATTTCTTGGTTTTATGACACAAATAACTGCCACAACACGTTACCTGCCACTAGATCAATATGCCACATAGCAAAAGTTCTGTGCAATAGTCCTAACATTTCAACCACTAAAGGTCACTCTCTATGCATATTTATAACAcattatgtaatttaaatactTTGCACTAAACCATCAAGATTtggatgtggatcaaatcaacACTTTAATTGGGGTTTAATTCCCATTTAAGGACTGGATGAAGAGTGTAAAATTTGTGATCACAACTGTATTTTAACAACCTGTTATGTGCTCCGTCTTGATGTTCTCATCAAATCCCTGGTGTCTTTGATAGGCGTCAAAGTTGACAGAGGCATCGTCTTCTGATAGACTGTGAGGAACTTGGCCATCACCAGGTCGACATACCTCAAAACGGATCCATCTGTAGCtaaataaacaagtaaaaaaatgaataaatactacGACTATGAATGTAGCATATACTGACCAAAAATATACACCCTCACTTTAAACCCACCTCACAAAACATAGTGAAGGTTTGCAAAGAATTTCAAACAGACTACAAATATTTtgatttgcatttctttttggaTGATTCAGGAAGATATGCAGTTTTAGCTCACACAAAAGGtaggcaggttttttttttttcctttgtagaAAACTGGGAGGAATGTTATCTCTATTCTTCAGTGATCCACAACATACAATCGTTAACAGTgcgtgtgagtttgtgtgttgtgcattgcaattcatatttcatattaagCAATCAGAGTGAATTTACTTGCTACATTTCCGTGCTCCGGGACAACTCTGGATGAGATTCTGGATGGTGGGGTGAGAGAAGCCAAAGAAGTCAGCTCCTGATGGCACGATAGGTGCCACAGACTTGGAACTAGGAGAAGGACATAATGaataagtaaatgtatttaaagtgatATAAAACAAAGCTGCTGTAGTTTTGTAAAAGTAACTGCATGATATTTCGTAGAGTTTACATTTGCTGAGCTAActgagaacaaaaaaatatcatagtttatttattcagaatatGAAGAGTCAAAGCAAGCTTTTGTTCTGAGAACTGGTACCTGACAGATGCGATGGCCTTCAGTAGATTGGAGTGGCAAGTCAGGGCAGAAGAGGCCACAATTGCATTCTGAGGATCTTCTTCAGGTACAATCTCAAacttggagggaaaaaaaaaaccaaacatgatACACATTTGTCATCAAAGCAGGATCCCTACTCTTTTCAGGACATTATTTTCCAGGGGGGCCGGCAGGACAGATGGAGACTCTGCACTTGACTATCCTGTTCCTCCAAATCGGTGAAGGATTTTAGGCAGTTAAGATGTCTGGATCCTTAGTAATCATATAGGAACATTAGGTAATGACACAGAACATAAACATGTAGCCCGAGTCAAAAAGAACCATCGTCATCGAGAAGAACGAGGAATATTGTCCCCACAGAGGCAGTCTGGGATTACATGAACAGAGACATTAGAAAGCCTCAATCCATTGAAGAACTGTGGCATCCGACCTGCTGTGACCCTGAAAATCTCTTGCAAGTGTACCATAGATAGTTGGCATAActgctcgttttttttttttattattattctttttttttttttaagatgagaGAAATTTCAAAATGGCATTTTACTGCATATTTTACACCTATATGATGatcaaaacatgttaaaacttGTTACCTACCAATATTGTTTTGCATTCGATTCAGTTCATCATAGTTTCAATTCTTACACTTGCCTTCCCGCttgcccacacacacagcccactGTATGGAACATTCAGGGCCATGTCAAACCTCTCACCCTACCAATCTAAAAAGGCAGAGTTCTTTCCAAcctattaaaatgtaaaaaatatttataaggTAGTAAATGGTAATTTTTACGTGGACCCTTGGATCTTAGCTGAAACACaattttgattcatcttttTCAAATTCATGTGGTATACTACTGTTATTACCACCTGAAACCGCCACAAGAGCATTGGCAAAACAATCATGACTGTATGTTTACCTGTGGACCTGTTCCTCCATCCTTGATTTGGCAGGTGTAGAGGCACTGTTGGTCAGGGTTTTTCATGCTGGCAAAGACTCTTGTGCTGCAGAAGCCCACTGGGTATATGGCACATTCATCATGGAACAACATTCTGTCTGTGATAATCTGGAAAGCAGCCAGAAGTTTGCCTTTGGTAAATTTTGCAGTTAGTGATTGTTGTCAGCTAGAGACACTTTACTGCATTGTCACTTTGTCTTCTTATagatacatttagtttttaaactgTGATTCACAACTTAGAAACATTATGTTGTTATGGTAAAAAGACTCAAGTTCAGAGGTTTACCATGATTGTACCTTGATGATgttgacaacaacaacaacaacaacaacaacgtgACATGTTAGTCATCACAGCCACTGACCTCCCCCAGACTGTAGGTCGTTAAACCTCCCAGTACAATAGGAAAGACAGGACGACCAGAGGAGTCCAGAGGGATGGGTTGCACCAGTTTCCGTGACCCATCGGCTAGCTTTCTCTTCTTAGACATCTTTTTTGGAACTTAACAAGCACAAGcaaataaaatacttaaatcTATTAGCAATAAACATCTGCATTAATATTGGACCATACTACTCACGTTCTTCCTTTCCATTTTCCCTGCTTCgctctttcctttccttcttgGGTTTTTTAAGAGGTCCCTCTTCCCCTGTAGACACCACTGATGCCAGATTATGCCCCCCAGAAATTCCTGAAGCCCCTCCAGGACCTGAGGCAACAGGAGGCACAGGTGGATGAGAGGTTGAGCTAGGTGTGGGCAGTATCTCCCCTTCTGAAAAAGACTGGTACTGCAACAGGGACTTCAATAAaaacctggaaataaaaaaaatattaaaatttaaaagaatcatTGAGATTTGAGGAACACttagtatttatatatttttagacaTGGAAATATATATGGAAATCAAATTGAAATAAGTCCACTCACCTTCGTTCCTCCTTTGCTCTGAGAAATTTCTCTTCTAAATGGGCAACTTCATCGCAGAGAGCTGCATTCTCCTGttgaaataatttgaaaacCGGCATATTGCAACATATGATATACGGTGGACCTtagacaaaatgtatttaattggaaaagaaaaaaaccctcaagTAATATTTGAAAAACTTGCATCATGTGAAGAAGAGCTATAATAGCTGGAAAAgcctttaattaattaattaattaattaattaatagtCCACTTACAAATATCATGGCACGAGCAGCTTTGCGCAGCCTGAGGTACTTGAGTCTGTATTTTTCATGCTGGTTTTTTCGTGGACCTCTCTTCATCTTGGCCCTATGTTCAGAAGAACTGGTAGGGGATGGGAAGGCAGGGGCTGATGCACCTGAGCCACAACTGGAGATGGTATTCTGCAGTGGAGAGCCAAGGAAAGACTGGGCAGTGAAAGCCTGCAGGGCCTGTTGTCGCTCCTCATCAGTCTGCGAGAAAACAGAAACACGTAGGCCTATTCATATTCATATGGAGAACCTGAGGCATGTGCTTGTGTTGCCCTCAGGATGACAGATGAAAACACAGACTAAAATGTAGGTGAAACATTAACACTGATGTAGCttccactgtgaaaaacaatgaaagcaaaatgtgcatgtgcaatgTGAAACAAAGTGAATTTATTTGTATTCCGATATTTATATCAGAAATGTCTGGAAGGTTGTTTTGAATAATAtccttttttaataaattttcacacagcaaaacaaacaaaaaaaagaatgtcCATAATGGGCATATATTATTCTAAATTGTATGTCTAATATAACTCCAAGTCCCTGCTGCttacaaacatttaacatgagcaTGGTACTGCTCAACTTTAGAGCTAAACCTTTATGgatttttaaatctgctttaataaagcagaaaaaaagcaaaaaacagcatttaatcTCCACTGTACCTACCAATTTCAAGGATAATGAACCAATATTTTTAGCATACATAAATCAATATTCTTTAGATAATGTATGATAAAACCAAGGAGTGATGTGAAATATTTTCTAGACCTAGATATTGTGTAAACGGTCAAATGCATTTTCAATATCCCATTACATATACTGGGGTTTGTGATATTAGCATTAGTATCCAAATAACTCACCAGCAGTGCAAAGACTCCATTTCTGTTCTCAATCCTCTTGAATCGCCTGCTGCCTTTTTGTGTCTGAAACATAATGTGAGACTGAGCCCGAATGCAAAGGGCTGAAAGAGCCAGATTTGACTTGCAAAGCTGGGGAATTTAGATTATTTCTGTCAATCAAGGTTTGCCCATCCTTTGTTCTGATTACAAGACAGAAATGTTTGCCTCTTCTTGTGACACAAAGGCAAAGAAGtaggatgaaaaaacaaacaaagaaacatgtaGTAACAGAAATACAGACGACGTACTGTTTGTAGAGTATCAACGGAACTAACACAAACGGTAAATGGAAGTGCATGTTATTTTTCTCAACAGCAGAGGTAGCTGTCAGACTGAGTCTTAGACATCCTCCTTACCTCTCGGTACATTACAGCTTCCAGGCTTGATTTTGCACTACAGAGGAGAGAACAAGATAAACCTGAGAGGACACTAAAGGATAAGTCTGCATTCTACTAATGAAATTAGGATGaatatatgattaaaaaaacacacaaacattattttatgaaTTTACTCAATGTGTAgtgaaaacatgtaaacaaagtGAGAGGATTGCTGTACTTAGACTGAACAAGCCCCCTGTCAATGATTCTCTGTTTAATTTCCTTTATGTGCATGGGGCGTCCCGCTTCCTCCAAGACAATCTacatgaaaaaaggaaaacaaaaaaggtctTACAGTAATTGACTATGGTAAACTTGTTGACAAAACCACAATGGCACACGAAGAATAAATGGTAGGTACCTGTGCAGCATCGAGCCATGTGAGGTTTGGCTTTTCTGCAATTTCACTGGGTTGTTCACTGTAAACAGAACCTGTTTACTATCATACTGTGTAACTATTTTTTCCACAACTTTAAAATTGACAGTCTTGCAGTGCACATGTGCATCCATGAGTTATAAATAACAAAAGCCAAGAAACTAGCATTGTTAGCAACAGCAAATGTGAAAGGCATTGCATTTTGAAATCAACATTATATGGAATTGCCTAAAACCAATTGATGTTACTCAGCCAAGCACCCAGGCGAAGCAAAGCACTTCCACACTATTACTAAGAAAACCGTTTTGTACCGTGATATGATTCCGTCTATGGACCAATACAACCACTTATTATAGATTTACATTTGGGCACATCTACATGGTCTCACTAAAACAATTGGTGGGATGCATCCTAAGAATGTGTTTAAAACTACAGACTCGACTACAGTTTTCAACAACCTCTCTAGAGTTTCAGCAGTCCCTGACAGACTTGCAATGCTGTCCAGAGCAGGAAACAGCGAGTAGTTTCCCTGTCCATCCGCCTCCATCTCAGATTCAAACGTGTTGAGTGACTCCATAGGAGACCAGAACAAACCTCTGCCAAGTAGAGAAGAATAAACGTTAACGAGGCGTTTACAACCTTAACCATCGTTATATTTCTTTCGACAGGTATCTGATACGCTCAACTGGGATTAGTAACATTAGGACATGGCAACACAAATCCATAAACATGCATATTCTGTTATAAAACAAGTAAGGTTCGCTAATTGCTCACTGCCTCTAACAAGAAAAACCCGCACTGTAACAAGTACAACCCACACATATTACCTATGTTCAACTataacaaacaagcaaaccCACGTCTATCAGTTCGTGCTCCGGATTATTTATCTCCGTGTGTCAACCGGAACCTGCCATCTTCTTCATCACATTGTTTATATACGTTACAGAGCGGCCATACGCGAAGTTTAGCAAGCTAACGGCCGCCCACATCTCAGTGTAATAAAGATTTGTTTCAAGCataaacatatcaataaaaagCGACTATCAAGGACTAAAAATGTATACACTTAGGTAGAGTATTAAGGAGCCCGAAAGTGGAACACATACCTCTTTTTACACCGGACACTATTTCTGAGAGCACTGTTACCGGATATCCGATTTCATTCGTTTAGAGTTAGGAATAATAATATGCAAAACCTTTTTCAGCAATAGATTCGATGGCTTGTTGAtatgtgcagtaaatgtagatgAGACGTTTGGTTGTTAAATATGGCCTATATAAAGTCTAATAGTATTTTGaagttttaatatatatttctatCGATATATTGAGGGTCTATCTATAtattatctctctctctatatatatatagtatcaATATAGATATagtatctatatatagatatagtaTATATCTATCGGTCTTAACTTCATGTTCAACATGTTGAGCAACCCACaatgaatattaaaatcttTCATACCCAGTGGCAATGGCAAATCACAAAGTCAGGTGCAAAGCATTAATTACTAAGTCTGGTGTTGATCTGTTTCCCATACTTGTGGTTTTTGTGAATAAGGTGATGCACGATTCCACCCTTTGTTAATTCAGGTTTCACAAATTGGTTTATTTCTTCACTTACAAagattacaaaaagaaaaaaagacactgttTAAGCAAATTCAGATGTAATGCATTGACATAGCCGTCCATCAATTCAGCAGCCATGTGCCTGAGGGTTTGAGGGGGTCTATGCCATTCACATTTGGCAAGTGGTAGGCTCAACCTTGGACAGAttgccagtctatcacaggacTGGCAACATGTAACAATGCGTTTTATGAACATCCAAGCAAAGAATTTCCTGCTATCATATCAACCACTTGGTTTTGTCTGAAGTCATACTGATAAGACTTTATCCCAGGACAAAAATACctgtcaattaaaaaacaaattgtacagAAATCTGTCAACACCAGATTTCTTATTGagtaaaacattgttttgaaaTAGGAGTGAATGGTGTTTCCATATGAAAATATAGGCATTGCAGTAAACCCCACCCATTGACCACATGAATTGACCATGTCTTGTGTTGAACATTCTGACAAGTGTGCAGATCTACAGCACAAGACACAACAggttgcatttaaatgtgtgttgtgACACCTGGTGATTATGGTCAGTTTCTGGGTTTTAGGACTTTGGATTCCCAGGAGAgtgtaaattaatgtaaatcTTCAAATTTTATGATTTTCTTGTAGTTTATACACTGAACAGTCAAGCTTTGATTATACCCTAAAAATTCTataaaacgtttttaaaaaaaacaatataaagcaaaaattacaaataattattttcaataaaaatacatttaatgaagGTTAGATTAAACAGCTCACTAAGATTAACAGTTTACTATTGGAAAATATATCACTTCATGGGAACAGTCAATATGATTGTGAAAATCTGACAGGAGTGGctattttacaaaattacacGTAATAAAACTCCCCCATGAAGATATTCACTGACATGTATGTCAGCATCAACCTGCTTAACCCTGGAGGGGAAGCCATGATAACTTCTCAGCTTACGCTGCTGAACCAACTAGTACTTATGATCTGGAAAAACACAGCTGTGTCACTGCATTTTGGAAGTCGatgaaacaacaacacaccACAAGTGCTGGCTAACTCATTACGTTTCTTGCATTAACTCATGTTGCACAAGGTTATAATTTGTGCTCTCCTGCTCGAAATCAAGCGTTGCTATGCTGACAATCCCTAAGTGATGATTTGCGGACTGCCTATTACTCTACCAGTGAAGTTTGGCAGGGATGTCATATGCAGCATCAATGTGTAAAATTATGCTGGGTAAGTGTATGCTGCTGAGGCTCCGTGTAAGGAGATTCCAGCTGGTTGCCTGGGTTGTTGTCCACACATACGTGAATTGAAACGTCAACTAGACTCAGTTGCAGTTCAAACATACAAATGCTGTATTGCAATCCTATTTGAATCATAAAGTACCCgttcttaaagaaaaaaaaactcttccaATTGTAGCTGCTGCAGCAAAGAAAGTTCGGTTCGCATTATCCATGAGCCACATgagttttcacttttttggtAGGCTTGCCTAAGAAAAGTGTTAAACATGCATTAGTGCCCATCATTCTGTGTGTATTCTTCAGATTTTGAACAAattgtacatgtgtattttgtttctcaCCATAAAGTGTTTAGATTCCAATCACATCATCTTTGGATACTGCTGTTGATACCTGTAACCCCTCTTCTGTACATGATAGAAGAAGGGTCTTTTGTGAGAGTCAAACCCAGTGAGTGTCCAAGCTCATGAGCAGCAATAGCAAACAGACTAACCTGAaaagcaatattaaaatatccCAGTTAGCTAATATAAAAAAGGTAACTGAGCACTGAATTAAAGTGAAAAGTTCTGCTGCTCTGAGTGTAGTTTGAAAGGGTCATGTATCACACCCTAATCAGATGATTTAGGTGTAGCCATGCAGAAGTGCAATATATATGCAAGTTGTATCTCACAAAGAGCAGCCTGAGAGCTAACCAAATCACTACGTGCCCAAGAGTCTGTAGCAAGAAAGACATAATTAAAGTCAATAATATCCAAAAATCGGATacagatttttatgttttgctgaTTTCctattaatatttgtaatttcaGAGAATTATAAATATTCTGTGAGGGACAAACCTGCAGTTGACGTTTCATACTCAAAGTGCACATCTTCACtttatatcatatcatatccCAGCTCCTGCCAGAAAGGCATGAGCCAACACACCACAAGGTCCAGCAAAG is a window encoding:
- the tbrg1 gene encoding transforming growth factor beta regulator 1 isoform X3, translated to MDRETTRCFLLWTAFEQPSEIAEKPNLTWLDAAQIVLEEAGRPMHIKEIKQRIIDRGLVQSNAKSSLEAVMYRETQKGSRRFKRIENRNGVFALLTDEERQQALQAFTAQSFLGSPLQNTISSCGSGASAPAFPSPTSSSEHRAKMKRGPRKNQHEKYRLKYLRLRKAARAMIFENAALCDEVAHLEEKFLRAKEERRFLLKSLLQYQSFSEGEILPTPSSTSHPPVPPVASGPGGASGISGGHNLASVVSTGEEGPLKKPKKERKERSRENGKEELPKKMSKKRKLADGSRKLVQPIPLDSSGRPVFPIVLGGLTTYSLGEIITDRMLFHDECAIYPVGFCSTRVFASMKNPDQQCLYTCQIKDGGTGPQFEIVPEEDPQNAIVASSALTCHSNLLKAIASVSSKSVAPIVPSGADFFGFSHPTIQNLIQSCPGARKCSNYRWIRFEVCRPGDGQVPHSLSEDDASVNFDAYQRHQGFDENIKTEHITGQTPQSPSSSHQHHLTSPTMMPSTSYFSS
- the tbrg1 gene encoding transforming growth factor beta regulator 1 isoform X2 is translated as MESLNTFESEMEADGQGNYSLFPALDSIASLSGTAETLESEQPSEIAEKPNLTWLDAAQIVLEEAGRPMHIKEIKQRIIDRGLVQSNAKSSLEAVMYRETDEERQQALQAFTAQSFLGSPLQNTISSCGSGASAPAFPSPTSSSEHRAKMKRGPRKNQHEKYRLKYLRLRKAARAMIFENAALCDEVAHLEEKFLRAKEERRFLLKSLLQYQSFSEGEILPTPSSTSHPPVPPVASGPGGASGISGGHNLASVVSTGEEGPLKKPKKERKERSRENGKEELPKKMSKKRKLADGSRKLVQPIPLDSSGRPVFPIVLGGLTTYSLGEIITDRMLFHDECAIYPVGFCSTRVFASMKNPDQQCLYTCQIKDGGTGPQFEIVPEEDPQNAIVASSALTCHSNLLKAIASVSSKSVAPIVPSGADFFGFSHPTIQNLIQSCPGARKCSNYRWIRFEVCRPGDGQVPHSLSEDDASVNFDAYQRHQGFDENIKTEHITGQTPQSPSSSHQHHLTSPTMMPSTSYFSS
- the tbrg1 gene encoding transforming growth factor beta regulator 1 isoform X1, which translates into the protein MESLNTFESEMEADGQGNYSLFPALDSIASLSGTAETLESEQPSEIAEKPNLTWLDAAQIVLEEAGRPMHIKEIKQRIIDRGLVQSNAKSSLEAVMYRETQKGSRRFKRIENRNGVFALLTDEERQQALQAFTAQSFLGSPLQNTISSCGSGASAPAFPSPTSSSEHRAKMKRGPRKNQHEKYRLKYLRLRKAARAMIFENAALCDEVAHLEEKFLRAKEERRFLLKSLLQYQSFSEGEILPTPSSTSHPPVPPVASGPGGASGISGGHNLASVVSTGEEGPLKKPKKERKERSRENGKEELPKKMSKKRKLADGSRKLVQPIPLDSSGRPVFPIVLGGLTTYSLGEIITDRMLFHDECAIYPVGFCSTRVFASMKNPDQQCLYTCQIKDGGTGPQFEIVPEEDPQNAIVASSALTCHSNLLKAIASVSSKSVAPIVPSGADFFGFSHPTIQNLIQSCPGARKCSNYRWIRFEVCRPGDGQVPHSLSEDDASVNFDAYQRHQGFDENIKTEHITGQTPQSPSSSHQHHLTSPTMMPSTSYFSS
- the tbrg1 gene encoding transforming growth factor beta regulator 1 isoform X4 encodes the protein MESLNTFESEMEADGQGNYSLFPALDSIASLSGTAETLESEQPSEIAEKPNLTWLDAAQIVLEEAGRPMHIKEIKQRIIDRGLVQSNAKSSLEAVMYRETQKGSRRFKRIENRNGVFALLTDEERQQALQAFTAQSFLGSPLQNTISSCGSGASAPAFPSPTSSSEHRAKMKRGPRKNQHEKYRLKYLRLRKAARAMIFENAALCDEVAHLEEKFLRAKEERRFLLKSLLQYQSFSEGEILPTPSSTSHPPVPPVASGPGGASGISGGHNLASVVSTGEEGPLKKPKKERKERSRENGKEELPKKMSKKRKLADGSRKLVQPIPLDSSGRPVFPIVLGGLTTYSLGEIITDRMLFHDECAIYPVGFCSTRVFASMKNPDQQCLYTCQIKDGGTGPQFEIVPEEDPQNAIVASSALTCHSNLLKAIASVSSKSVAPIVPSGADFFGFSHPTIQNLIQSCPGARKCTTDGSVLRYVDLVMAKFLTVYQKTMPLSTLTPIKDTRDLMRTSRRST